A genome region from Dickeya dadantii NCPPB 898 includes the following:
- the mglC gene encoding galactose/methyl galactoside ABC transporter permease MglC translates to MKATTKKSALTWLKDSGIYAVLLVLLVIIIIQDPTFLSLTNLSNILTQSSVRVIIALGVAGLIVTQGTDLSAGRQVGLAAVVAATLLQAMDNSNKVFPHLETMPIPLVILIVCAIGALIGLVNGIIIAYLKVTPFITTLGTMIIVYGINSLYYDIVGASPIAGFDDRFSTFAQGFIRFGDFKLSYITFYAVIAAVFVWILWNKTRFGKNIFAIGGNPEAAKVSGVNVSLNLILVYMLSGVFYAFGGMLEAGRIGSATNNLGFMYELDAIAACVVGGVSFAGGVGTVAGVVTGVIIFTLINYGLTYIGVSPYWQYIIKGGIIIFAVALDSLKYARKK, encoded by the coding sequence ATGAAAGCTACAACTAAAAAAAGTGCGCTCACCTGGCTGAAAGACAGCGGCATTTACGCCGTGCTGCTGGTATTGCTGGTGATTATTATTATCCAGGATCCCACCTTTCTCAGTCTCACCAACCTGAGTAACATTCTGACCCAGTCTTCGGTGCGCGTGATCATCGCGCTCGGCGTGGCCGGGCTTATCGTCACTCAAGGCACCGACCTGTCGGCCGGTCGTCAGGTCGGCCTCGCCGCGGTGGTCGCCGCCACGCTGTTGCAGGCGATGGATAACAGCAACAAGGTATTCCCGCACCTTGAAACTATGCCGATTCCGCTGGTAATCCTGATTGTCTGCGCCATTGGCGCGCTGATCGGTCTGGTCAACGGCATCATCATCGCCTACCTGAAAGTGACGCCGTTCATCACCACATTAGGTACGATGATCATCGTCTACGGCATCAACTCCCTGTATTACGACATCGTCGGCGCGTCGCCGATCGCCGGCTTTGACGACCGTTTCTCCACCTTCGCGCAGGGTTTTATCCGCTTCGGTGACTTCAAACTGTCCTATATCACCTTCTATGCGGTGATTGCAGCGGTGTTCGTGTGGATCCTGTGGAACAAGACCCGCTTTGGCAAAAATATCTTCGCTATCGGCGGCAACCCGGAAGCAGCCAAAGTCTCCGGCGTGAACGTCTCGCTGAACCTGATTCTGGTGTACATGCTGTCCGGTGTGTTCTATGCCTTCGGCGGTATGCTGGAAGCCGGCCGTATCGGCAGCGCCACCAACAACTTAGGCTTCATGTATGAACTCGACGCCATCGCGGCGTGCGTGGTCGGCGGTGTGTCCTTTGCCGGCGGCGTGGGTACGGTGGCAGGCGTGGTGACCGGGGTTATCATCTTTACCCTTATCAACTACGGTCTGACTTACATCGGCGTCAGCCCTT
- the mglA gene encoding galactose/methyl galactoside ABC transporter ATP-binding protein MglA has protein sequence MTSDTLTTQREFLLEMTNISKSFPGVKALDNVNLKVRPHSIHALMGENGAGKSTLLKCLFGIYQKDSGSIQFQGQEVDFKSAKEALENGVSMVHQELNLVLQRSVMDNMWLGRYPKKGLFVDQEKMYRDTKAIFDELDIDIDPRDKVASLSVSQMQMIEIAKAFSYNAKIVIMDEPTSSLTEKEVNHLFTIIRKLKDRGCGIVYISHKMEEIFQLCDEITILRDGQWVATQPLEGLNMDQIIAMMVGRSLNQRFPDKTNTPGDVMLEVRGLTSMRQPSIRDVSFDLRQGEILGIAGLVGAKRTDIVETLFGIREKLSGTIKLHGKDINNHTANEAINNGFALVTEERRSTGIYAYLDVGFNSLISNIHKYKNSLGLLDNKRMKSDVQWVIDSMRVKTPGHHTAIGSLSGGNQQKVIIGRWLLTQPEILMLDEPTRGIDVGAKFEIYQLISELAKKGKGIIIISSEMPELLGVTDRILVMSNGLVAGIVETKNTTQNEILRLASLHL, from the coding sequence ATGACCAGTGACACTCTAACCACTCAGCGCGAATTCCTGCTGGAGATGACCAATATCAGTAAGTCGTTTCCCGGTGTAAAGGCATTGGATAATGTCAACCTGAAGGTGCGCCCCCACTCCATCCATGCCCTGATGGGAGAAAATGGCGCAGGAAAATCGACGCTGCTGAAATGTCTGTTCGGCATTTACCAGAAAGATTCGGGCAGCATTCAATTTCAGGGGCAGGAAGTCGATTTCAAAAGCGCCAAAGAAGCGCTGGAGAATGGCGTATCCATGGTTCATCAGGAATTGAACCTGGTTTTACAACGTTCGGTCATGGATAACATGTGGCTCGGGCGTTACCCGAAAAAAGGACTGTTCGTCGATCAGGAAAAAATGTATCGCGACACCAAAGCGATTTTCGATGAACTGGATATCGATATCGATCCGCGCGACAAAGTGGCCTCGCTGTCGGTGTCGCAAATGCAGATGATCGAAATTGCCAAAGCGTTTTCCTACAACGCCAAAATCGTCATCATGGACGAACCCACCTCGTCGCTGACGGAAAAAGAGGTGAACCATCTGTTCACTATCATCCGCAAGCTGAAAGACCGGGGCTGCGGCATCGTCTACATCTCCCACAAAATGGAAGAGATCTTCCAGCTGTGTGATGAGATCACCATACTGCGTGATGGTCAGTGGGTCGCCACCCAGCCGCTGGAAGGCCTGAATATGGACCAGATCATCGCGATGATGGTCGGCCGTTCCCTCAATCAGCGTTTTCCGGACAAAACCAACACGCCCGGCGACGTCATGCTGGAAGTGCGCGGCCTGACCTCAATGCGCCAGCCGTCGATCCGCGATGTGTCGTTCGACCTGCGTCAGGGCGAGATTCTGGGAATTGCCGGTCTGGTCGGCGCCAAACGCACCGACATCGTCGAAACCCTGTTCGGTATCCGCGAAAAACTCAGCGGTACCATCAAACTGCACGGCAAAGACATCAACAACCATACCGCCAACGAAGCCATCAACAACGGCTTCGCGCTGGTCACCGAAGAGCGCCGCTCTACCGGTATTTACGCCTATCTGGATGTCGGCTTCAATTCGCTGATTTCCAACATTCACAAATACAAAAACAGCCTTGGCCTGCTGGACAACAAACGCATGAAAAGCGATGTGCAGTGGGTCATTGATTCCATGCGGGTGAAAACCCCCGGCCACCACACCGCCATCGGCTCGCTGTCCGGCGGTAACCAGCAGAAGGTGATTATCGGACGCTGGCTGCTGACCCAACCGGAAATCCTGATGCTGGACGAACCGACCCGCGGCATTGACGTCGGCGCCAAATTCGAGATTTATCAGCTTATTTCAGAGCTGGCGAAAAAGGGCAAAGGAATCATCATCATCTCGTCTGAAATGCCGGAATTGCTGGGCGTTACCGACCGCATTCTGGTGATGAGTAATGGCCTCGTCGCAGGCATTGTCGAAACCAAGAACACCACGCAGAACGAAATTCTCCGTTTAGCGTCGTTACACCTTTAA
- the mglB gene encoding galactose/glucose ABC transporter substrate-binding protein MglB, producing the protein MNKKVFTLTALVASMMFGASAHAADTRIGVTIYKYDDNFMSMVRKDIEKEAKALGGVELLMNDSQNDQSKQNDQVDVLLAKGVKALAINLVDPAAAAIVVQKAKAADVPVVFFNKEPNAKVLASYDKAYYVGTDSKESGIIQGQLIAKHWKANSSWDLNKDGTIQYALLKGEPGHPDAEARTKYVVDTLTKEGLKVQQLQMDTAMWDTAMAKDKVDAWMSGPNANKIEVLIANNDAMAMGAVEALKAHNKSSIPVFGVDALPEALSLIKSGALAGTVLNDAENQAKATLDLAKNLALGKPAGEGTNFKIENKVVRVPYVPVDKDNLTQFLK; encoded by the coding sequence ATGAATAAGAAGGTTTTCACTCTCACCGCCCTGGTTGCCAGCATGATGTTCGGAGCCTCCGCCCATGCCGCGGATACCCGTATCGGCGTCACCATCTACAAATACGACGATAACTTCATGTCGATGGTACGCAAAGATATTGAAAAAGAAGCCAAGGCTCTGGGTGGCGTCGAGCTGCTGATGAACGACTCACAGAACGACCAATCCAAACAGAACGATCAGGTGGACGTGCTGCTGGCCAAAGGCGTGAAAGCGCTGGCTATCAACCTGGTTGACCCGGCCGCCGCCGCGATTGTGGTGCAGAAAGCGAAGGCCGCCGACGTACCGGTGGTGTTCTTTAACAAAGAACCGAATGCCAAAGTTCTGGCCAGCTACGACAAAGCCTACTACGTCGGTACCGACTCCAAAGAGTCCGGTATCATTCAGGGTCAGTTGATCGCCAAACACTGGAAAGCGAATTCGTCCTGGGATCTGAACAAAGACGGCACCATTCAGTACGCCCTGCTGAAAGGCGAACCGGGACACCCGGATGCCGAAGCCCGCACCAAATATGTGGTGGACACCCTGACCAAAGAAGGGTTGAAAGTCCAGCAATTGCAGATGGACACCGCCATGTGGGATACCGCGATGGCTAAAGACAAGGTTGACGCCTGGATGTCCGGTCCTAACGCCAACAAGATCGAAGTGCTCATCGCCAACAATGACGCGATGGCGATGGGTGCGGTAGAAGCGCTGAAAGCCCACAACAAGAGCAGTATTCCGGTGTTCGGCGTTGACGCCCTGCCGGAAGCGCTGTCGCTGATCAAATCCGGCGCGCTGGCCGGCACCGTGCTGAACGATGCGGAAAACCAGGCCAAAGCCACGCTGGATCTGGCGAAAAACCTGGCGCTGGGTAAACCGGCGGGCGAAGGCACCAACTTCAAAATTGAAAACAAAGTGGTACGCGTACCGTACGTGCCGGTTGATAAAGACAACCTGACGCAGTTCCTGAAGTAA